In the genome of Ignavibacteria bacterium, one region contains:
- a CDS encoding acyl carrier protein, with the protein MTQDEIKDKVTKAIVDKLNVEESKITPEASFINDLGADSLDTVELVMKFEEEFDIKIPDEDAEKIQTVGNAISYIQEKVK; encoded by the coding sequence ATGACTCAAGACGAAATCAAAGACAAAGTCACAAAAGCAATCGTCGATAAATTAAATGTAGAAGAATCAAAAATTACCCCCGAAGCTTCGTTTATAAACGATTTGGGAGCAGATTCACTTGATACCGTTGAGTTAGTTATGAAGTTCGAAGAAGAATTTGATATTAAAATTCCTGATGAAGATGCTGAAAAAATTCAGACCGTAGGTAATGCAATTAGTTATATTCAAGAAAAAGTAAAATAA